The nucleotide window CATACATGTGCGACCTGGCGGCCGGCACGATTCTTTCGGCCAAAGCCATGGTCAATCCCCAGCGCAGATATGGGGAAGATGTCATTTCCCGGATATCTGCGGTCAATGACAATCCTGACGCGTTGACGGCCCAGCAGCGTCTGGCAGCCGGCGCCATGAACCATCTGATGGACGTCTGCCTGGAAGAGACCGGACAAAGCCGGGACACCATCGACCGGATCACCGTGGTGGGAAACACCACCATGCAGCATCTGTTTGCCGGACTCAATCCCCATACCTTAGGCACCACGCCTTATCTGCCGGTTTTTCAAGATGCCCTTGTACCGACCTGCAAAGATCTGGGACTTCATGCATCAGATAACGTACCCGTGTTCATTTTCCCGGTGATCTCCGGATTTCTGGGGGGAGATATTCTGGCGGCCTGCCTGGGCGATTTGTCCCATACCCGAAAAGAAACCTCTTTGATCATCGACATCGGCACCAATGGCGAACTCATGCTCTGTACCGGCAACCAAATATGGGCCACCAGCTGTGCCACGGGCCCGGCCCTGGAAGGGGCCCAGATATCCAGCGGCATGAGAGCCGCCACCGGGGCCGTCAGCCGCGTCTGGGTAGACAACGGTGCCATCATCCATGAAACCATTAATCAGGCCCCGGCCATCGGCATCTGCGGCACGGGCGTGATCGATATTCTGGCGGCCATGCGTAAAACCGGGACTATCCGGGAAGACGGAAAATTTGATCCGGACAAACCCGGCGTCACCATTGATGACAAGGGGACCGGCCGGGCATTCACCCTGCCGGGCACGGATGTCCGGTTTGTTCTCAAAGACGTGCGCCAGGTTCAGCTGGCCAAGGCAGCGCTGTCCGTGGGGATCCAGCTGATGCTGGAAAAAGCCGAAGTCACCCGGGTGGACAGAACCATTCTCACCGGTGCGTTCGGTGCCAAATTCGACTGGGAAAATGCCAGAGACATCGGCATGCTGCCGCCGATTATCTGTGAAAATGAAATGATTGCCGCAGAAAACCTGGCCGGCACGGGTGCGGTCATGGCCCTGCTGAACAAAACCTATGAAACGGAAATTAGATCCATGGCCCGGCAGGTCACGTTTATCGATCTGGCGTCAGAACCCGGGTTTGTTGAACGGTTTTCTGCCGCCACCCGGTTTCCGTCCCTGGATTGATTACAAGGACAGTGGTTCAGATATATTATGAGTGAAAACGTTTTTTATTTTATCCTGGTGCAGACCTCCGCCATTGTGTCCGGGATGCTGGTTCTGGGTTCCCTGGGACACATGGTTTACCAGCGCAGAGAGCCCCCCAGCATGATTGCCTGGCTTCTGGCCATTATTCTGCTGCCTTATCTGGCGGTGCCGCTTTATTTTATTCTCAGGAGCCGGAAACTCAAGCGACGGGAAAAAACGGCCCTCAAGCTGGCCAAAAAAGGTGAAATCCCGGACTCAAAAGCCACGCCGATCGACATGGTGCTGCGAAACAACGGAATTGCCGGTGCCACCTTTGGGAACCGGTTTTTCTTTTATACCGACGGTGTCAAAGCCTATAACATGCTCATGGAACAAATCGCTTCCGCCCGGCACACCATTCTTATCTCCACATATGTCTTACGTCCGGATCCCGTGGGAAAAAACGTGCTGTCCGCTCTGACCCGGAAAGCGTCCCAGGGGGTGCAGGTGAAACTACTCATCGACTGCATCGGCTCCCTGCCCCTGTATTTTCGCCAGAAACCGCTGAAAAGCTTAAGAAAAGCCGGGGGACAGGTGGCGTTTTACATGCCGCTGATGACCCGGCCGTTCCAGAACTATATCAATCTGAGAAACCATCGGAAAATCTTTATTTTTGACGATTGCACGGTGCTTTCCGGCGGCATGAACATTTCCAGGGAATATATGGGACCTTCCCCGTATGATCAGCGGTGGACGGACATTCTGTTTTACCTTGAAGGACCGGCCGTGTTTCATTACCGGGAAATTTTCACGGAAGACTGGAATCATACAGCCCGAGAAGAACTGGCCATTCCGGATTTCCTGCCGGAGGCCACGGGAGATGCCACCCTTCAGGTGGTGCCTTCAGGACCGGATATTCCAAGCGATGCCTTATACGAAGCCCTGCTGTTTGCCGTTTTTTCCGCCCGGGAACGTATCTGGATCGTAACGCCCTATTTTGTTCCGGATAAAAGCCTGATGCAGGCGTTGGTCATTGCCTGCCACAGAGGCGTGGATGTAAGGCTCATCACCCCGGCCAGTTCCAATCACCTGATCGCTGACCTGAGCCGGTCCAGTTTCATGCGGGACCTGGCCGGCAAAGGCGTGAAAGTGCTTTTGTATCCCCACGGCATGATTCATGCCAAAGCCATGCTGTTCGATGACCGGGGCGTGGTGATGGGATCTGCCAATTTTGACCAGCGCAGTCTGTTTCTCAATTATGAAGTGGTCAGCTTTGCCTATTCCAGATCCATTATCGATCCATGTGCCGCCTGGATGACCCAGTTGATTGCAGATTGCACCCCCCGTATGCAGCCGGCCGGCCGGTGGCGCCGGATCAGTGAAAACCTCATGAGCGTGTTTGCGCCACTGCTGTGACAGGCCGGGATCCAATAAAATGTTTAAACCGGAAATCCCCTTATTGCGGTCCCCGCTGATTCTGGAAAACAAGATCATTGCTTGTGATTTCGGTATCCTGTGCTGGAATGTTCACAAGGAAAACCTGAAACCGGAATTTGACACCATGATTAAAAACTGGGTCCGGCAGTTTGACATGGATATTCTTCTGTTCCAGGAAGCCGTGTTTCCGGACACGCTGTTTTCCGTGGGCGGGCTGTCCTATGCAGCCGCCGCCAATATCCGAATACGGGAACGCCATTTCGGGGTTCTGACCGCTGCCACAGCCGATATTCACACCAAAACCGATGTCATGTCCCTGGCCAGAGAGACCCTGCTCGCCACCCGGAAAAACATCCTCATGACCCGGTACTGGCTGGGCACCGGGGATCTGCTGCTGGTGGTCAATGTGCATGCCGTCAATTTCACCTCCCGGGCCTGGTATGAATGGGAATTTTCCCGGTTGCTCAAAACGTTGCAGCACCATTCCGGCCCCATGATTCTGGCCGGAGACTTCAACTGCTGGAACCGATCCAGGCTTGAGTTTATCACGGGTCTGACCCGGAAACTGGGCCTGGAACAGGCCCGGCCAAAACGGCCCCATCTGGTGAAACAGGTGTTCGGGTTTGAACTGGACCGCATCTATTTCCGCCAATTGACCCTGAACCACATGGATGCCATGGAAAACCGCCTGTTTTCAGACCATAACCCGCTGCTGGCAAGATTTTCCTGTATCCTTCCCCAATGAGCACATTTTGATTGTGTTGTTAAAATTTGTCTGATATTTCTTTACCGCAGATATCCGGACCATCAAAGTATCTGCTTTATTTTCAACAAGAGGTGACGGCCCCTTCAGGAGAGTGACAATGAACATTATGGAAAAAATTAAAAACCACGGCCTGCTGTTTGACGGTGCCATGGGATCGATCCTCATTTCCAAGGGCCTGGCCGGAAACGAGGCGGCAGAAGCCTGGAATATCCAACACCCGGACATCATCCGGCAGATTCATACGGATTATATTGCTGCCGGGGCGGATGTGGTCAGTGCCAACACCTATGGGGCATCGCTGCTCAAGCTTGAAAAAACAGGCATGTCTAAAGATTTTGAAATGCTCAACCGTGAAGGGGTCCGGCTGGCTAAAACCGCGGGCCATTCAGATCATTATGTGGCTGCGGATTTCGGTGCGATGGGTGACATGCTCGCCCCTGCCGGCCCGGTTTCATTTGAAACAGCAAAAAACTGTTTTGTCCGCCAGGCAGAGATCCTGGAAGATGAGGGGGTTGACCTGTTTCTTGTGGAAACGGTT belongs to Desulfotignum phosphitoxidans DSM 13687 and includes:
- a CDS encoding ASKHA domain-containing protein — encoded protein: MTLSCTLIFDPFGRRVSIPAGTTLFQAALSKGILLRSDCGEKGTCGKCRVIVDHPDYLSPRTEQEQKLLKKRGPDHRLACQARVLKGPLRVTVPENLVLGDEVFGKTGIQGKFSIDPSVRRFPLTADQIKAIDDMTVLSREEKIRRAVEARYSETIDFKNLLPLTQLADPYVYTHDLTVVVQENNHVTAIQPGLLPTGIGIAFDIGTTTIAAYMCDLAAGTILSAKAMVNPQRRYGEDVISRISAVNDNPDALTAQQRLAAGAMNHLMDVCLEETGQSRDTIDRITVVGNTTMQHLFAGLNPHTLGTTPYLPVFQDALVPTCKDLGLHASDNVPVFIFPVISGFLGGDILAACLGDLSHTRKETSLIIDIGTNGELMLCTGNQIWATSCATGPALEGAQISSGMRAATGAVSRVWVDNGAIIHETINQAPAIGICGTGVIDILAAMRKTGTIREDGKFDPDKPGVTIDDKGTGRAFTLPGTDVRFVLKDVRQVQLAKAALSVGIQLMLEKAEVTRVDRTILTGAFGAKFDWENARDIGMLPPIICENEMIAAENLAGTGAVMALLNKTYETEIRSMARQVTFIDLASEPGFVERFSAATRFPSLD
- a CDS encoding phospholipase D-like domain-containing protein, with the translated sequence MSENVFYFILVQTSAIVSGMLVLGSLGHMVYQRREPPSMIAWLLAIILLPYLAVPLYFILRSRKLKRREKTALKLAKKGEIPDSKATPIDMVLRNNGIAGATFGNRFFFYTDGVKAYNMLMEQIASARHTILISTYVLRPDPVGKNVLSALTRKASQGVQVKLLIDCIGSLPLYFRQKPLKSLRKAGGQVAFYMPLMTRPFQNYINLRNHRKIFIFDDCTVLSGGMNISREYMGPSPYDQRWTDILFYLEGPAVFHYREIFTEDWNHTAREELAIPDFLPEATGDATLQVVPSGPDIPSDALYEALLFAVFSARERIWIVTPYFVPDKSLMQALVIACHRGVDVRLITPASSNHLIADLSRSSFMRDLAGKGVKVLLYPHGMIHAKAMLFDDRGVVMGSANFDQRSLFLNYEVVSFAYSRSIIDPCAAWMTQLIADCTPRMQPAGRWRRISENLMSVFAPLL
- a CDS encoding endonuclease/exonuclease/phosphatase family protein, coding for MFKPEIPLLRSPLILENKIIACDFGILCWNVHKENLKPEFDTMIKNWVRQFDMDILLFQEAVFPDTLFSVGGLSYAAAANIRIRERHFGVLTAATADIHTKTDVMSLARETLLATRKNILMTRYWLGTGDLLLVVNVHAVNFTSRAWYEWEFSRLLKTLQHHSGPMILAGDFNCWNRSRLEFITGLTRKLGLEQARPKRPHLVKQVFGFELDRIYFRQLTLNHMDAMENRLFSDHNPLLARFSCILPQ
- a CDS encoding homocysteine S-methyltransferase family protein yields the protein MNIMEKIKNHGLLFDGAMGSILISKGLAGNEAAEAWNIQHPDIIRQIHTDYIAAGADVVSANTYGASLLKLEKTGMSKDFEMLNREGVRLAKTAGHSDHYVAADFGAMGDMLAPAGPVSFETAKNCFVRQAEILEDEGVDLFLVETVFDLNAGLCAVQAIQSVSGKPVFCSLTFKETPKGFYTIFGNAPEHSMKVLADHGVSAVGANCSLGSDAMVRLADQIRQSVDIPVIIQPNAGMPEITADNHTVYPETDDLFAANMKKIRDLGVEIIGGCCGTTPETIRKIRALL